The Ignavibacteriota bacterium genome contains the following window.
GGAAAAAGTCAATCTGAAATTGTATTTTATGGAATTGATTTTAACCCTTTTACTTTCCCTAAAGCTGAAAGAAGACGAGTTTATTATAAGTTATTCAAGGACACTACAAAAAATGTTGATGGCAAGAAATTCAAAGCTTATGCTTATGATGCAATTCCGTATCAGGGATATTCAGATGCTGAAGTTGTTTATTCCAACATCAATACATCAGGTTATGGAATAAGTGTTGCTAAACCTAAAATGATGACTTTCTCTTATGAAAATTGGGTGGAAACAACAGAAGGATTTAATGATGAATACGAGGCACAATGCGGAGTTTTTCACAACGATAAGAATTACATTGTAGCAGTCAACAAACAGAATGAAATTAACATTTTATCTACAATTGATGGCTCTGAATGGGTACTTGAAAGCACTCTAAGTCATTTTAAGTTTGATGAAAACGATGGAATTGTTAAGCTTCTGATAAACAACGAAAATGATTATTATATCATTACAAAAAAAGGGATTCATTATTCCTTAGATTTCGGTAAAAACTGGAATACTATAGAACTGAGTTCTTATGAAATCAACGATGCGGTTCTTAGAAATCAAAATGAAATTTACTTTTGTGGGAAATTAGGATTGGTTGCAAAATTAGATTTACATACATTTGATTATCAAATATTCCAGAATTCAATCGAATTTGATTTAAACACTATTCACTTCACTAATATTGGTGATTGTTGGCTTGGCGGTAAGAGTACGAAATTGCTTAAGTATCAATTT
Protein-coding sequences here:
- a CDS encoding T9SS type A sorting domain-containing protein, producing the protein MKIFYLFVIILMTSKSFSQDNWRIIEPNWAGFDISVIYHINSFDNGQLILHTDGNIYHLFPEDLSNISLINFTDWNTLLGGVSGKSQSEIVFYGIDFNPFTFPKAERRRVYYKLFKDTTKNVDGKKFKAYAYDAIPYQGYSDAEVVYSNINTSGYGISVAKPKMMTFSYENWVETTEGFNDEYEAQCGVFHNDKNYIVAVNKQNEINILSTIDGSEWVLESTLSHFKFDENDGIVKLLINNENDYYIITKKGIHYSLDFGKNWNTIELSSYEINDAVLRNQNEIYFCGKLGLVAKLDLHTFDYQIFQNSIEFDLNTIHFTNIGDCWLGGKSTKLLKYQFGTSLEDATYKLENLTSIYPNPSQSFIRIKSPILENKSVIINIYDINSLKLHTAYLVAKSNELNIQLPTSLSNGVYFINIIDKNENQLLLNDSFIISK